From the genome of Haloarcula taiwanensis:
CGGGCTTCGTCTCCGGGCTGTTGTTGACTATCGCTGTCGTCTCGGTCGTGTTCGTCGGCTACCGCCGCGGGCTCAACCCGGATACGCTGGCCGGCCCGGTCGTGACGACGACGGGCGACGTGGTCGGGGTCGCGACGCTGCTGGGTGCAACCCGCCTCGTTCTCGCGCTGGGGGGTGGCTGAGTGGCGGAGTTCGCCTCCCAGTGGTCGGTTTCGGGCATCATCCGGACGATGTTTCCCATTCTGATCGTCCTCACTGCTATCGAACTCGGGAGCGGCCTCGTGCTGGATACCTTCGAAGGAACACTGCTGCAGTATCCGTCGCTGCTCGTCCTCGTCCCGGTAACAATCGGAATGGCGGGCAACCTCGGCAGTATCCTCGCGGCACGGTTCTCGACGGCGTTTCACCTCGGCCTCCTGTCGTTTACGGCGACTGACGACCGGTTGGCCGGCAACGCCATCGCTACCCTCGCTCTCGCGGTGACACTGTTCCCGCTCGTCGGTGCCGGCGCGTGGCTTCTTCAGACCGTCATCGGCGGCGCTGCGCTCCCGCTCCGGACGGTCGTGCTGGTCGC
Proteins encoded in this window:
- a CDS encoding ABC transporter permease, with product MAEFASQWSVSGIIRTMFPILIVLTAIELGSGLVLDTFEGTLLQYPSLLVLVPVTIGMAGNLGSILAARFSTAFHLGLLSFTATDDRLAGNAIATLALAVTLFPLVGAGAWLLQTVIGGAALPLRTVVLVALVSGSLLAVLAIVVTTVTTYAAYRFELDPDDVVIPVVTNVCDVLGVVVLFGAVRVFV